Genomic DNA from Candidatus Thermoplasmatota archaeon:
CATACAACTTATTCTACGATGCACGCGGATTCTGTGCGCTCTATTGTTCATAGACTTGAAAACCCGCCTATTAATCTACCTCGTATATTGCTTGCCGCCCTTAATATAGTAGTACTCCAATCTCAAGTAATGCTTGGCGATAGAATGGTAAGAAGAATTAATAAGATAGTAGAGGTTGTAGGCATCGATCCTGACACAAACGATATTATAGCAAATACTGTTTATGAATGGGACCCTGCAGAAGATAATTTCAAGTTCTTAGGGCATAGTGTAATGTTAGAAAAAATAGCGAGTAAAAAGAGCTTGACTGTAGAGCAGGTAAAAGAAGAGCTTAGAAAAAGAAACGATGTTATGGAATGGCTCACTAAGAAGAACATAAGGCATTACAAGGAAGTAGCTAATGCAATAAGCTCTTATTATAAAGACCCAACATCGTTAATAAAAAAGGTGAGAGAAGAGCTTTATGGGGGCACAAGCTAAAATTACAGTTTTACCAGAACTTAAAGATGAAAATTTAGTTGTTATAGAAGAAAGAGCTGTCACAGAGCATTACACTTACACAAGACTGCTATATAATAAATTACTGCACGAATATTTATATGAGGTTATAGAGCCTCAACTAGAAGATAAAGAGCTTGAGCTTTTGAACTTTGTAAAGAGAAAATTTATTGAGGAAGTCTCAGAAGGTTTGTATGACAAGTCTGAAGAAGAAAGAGTAGAGCTTTTGAAAAAGGAGATAGACAGAATAGTTGAAGAGTCTGAGTTAAAAGTTAAGAAACTCTGTATGGAGAAAATTTATTATTACTGCATTAGAGATTTTATAGGGTATGGTAAAATAGACGTTCTTATGACAGATGCTATGATAGAAGATATTTCCTGCGACGGCGCTAACGTACCACTTTATATCTATCACCGCGGCTACGGCTCTATGAAAACTAATCTTGTATTTGAAGATGATAAAGAGCTTGACAGGTTTGTTGTCGCGCTTGCGCAGAAATGTGGCAAGCATATCTCTATAGCCTCGCCTATGCTAGATGCAACTATACCAGACGGCTCAAGATTACAAGCTACACTCGCACGTGAAGTTACAACAAGAGGCTCGACTTTTACTATAAGAAGATTTAGAGCTAATCCACTAACGCCTGCAGATTTAGTCAAATTCGGTACGATGTCTGCAGAAATGATTGCTTATTGCTGGCTCGCAGTACAATACGGCGAAAGCATGCTAATCAGTGGCGGTACAGCCAGTGGCAAGACTACCACACTAAATGCAATTTTATTGTTCATACCGCCCCAAGCGAAAATCGTTTCAATTGAAGACACTCGCGAAATTAACATTCCTCATGAGAAC
This window encodes:
- a CDS encoding type II/IV secretion system ATPase subunit, translated to MGAQAKITVLPELKDENLVVIEERAVTEHYTYTRLLYNKLLHEYLYEVIEPQLEDKELELLNFVKRKFIEEVSEGLYDKSEEERVELLKKEIDRIVEESELKVKKLCMEKIYYYCIRDFIGYGKIDVLMTDAMIEDISCDGANVPLYIYHRGYGSMKTNLVFEDDKELDRFVVALAQKCGKHISIASPMLDATIPDGSRLQATLAREVTTRGSTFTIRRFRANPLTPADLVKFGTMSAEMIAYCWLAVQYGESMLISGGTASGKTTTLNAILLFIPPQAKIVSIEDTREINIPHENWVAGLTRGGFRGKYAGTVGEIDMFELMKAALRQRPQYIIVGEVRGKEAYIIFQAMATGKATYSTIHADSVQAIVHRLENPPISLPRILVSALNIVLLQAQVKIGDKLCRKVTRIAEIVGIDPDTKELITNTIFEWEPGKDNFKYLGYSKLLDKIAYLRDISSEEVREELARRAEIIRWTVEKNISNYREIASIVNAYYKDPDAVIKKVREELYGKR